In Hymenobacter gelipurpurascens, one DNA window encodes the following:
- a CDS encoding NIPSNAP family protein yields MKQLHLVVLTILVAFGLSKGPAAAGTLAARPAYMELKVYHLKTSRQEAVIDSFLQHQYMPALRAAGIATIGVFKPIGNDTAADRRIYVLTPYSSWKQWENVAKETTTKLVAAGGAYVNTAHNNPAYSRLETVFIKPFEQMTSLMTPRLNAPKNERVYELRSYEGASEKIFRNKVQMFNAGGEIKLFARLDFNAVFYGEVIFGSKMPNLLYMTTFANMQAREAHWKAFGSDPEWKKLSSLPEYQNNVSHIDIVFLRQTEYSGL; encoded by the coding sequence ATGAAACAGCTTCACCTTGTGGTTCTTACCATTCTCGTAGCGTTTGGGTTAAGTAAAGGACCTGCTGCGGCCGGCACCCTGGCGGCGCGGCCCGCCTATATGGAGCTTAAGGTATATCACCTCAAAACCAGCCGGCAGGAAGCGGTAATTGACAGTTTCTTACAGCACCAGTATATGCCGGCGCTGCGCGCCGCTGGTATTGCTACTATTGGCGTATTCAAACCCATTGGCAACGATACGGCCGCTGACAGACGGATCTACGTTCTGACTCCTTACTCATCCTGGAAGCAGTGGGAGAACGTGGCCAAGGAAACTACCACGAAACTGGTGGCCGCCGGGGGCGCTTACGTAAATACCGCCCACAACAATCCGGCCTACAGCCGCCTGGAAACGGTTTTCATCAAGCCTTTCGAGCAGATGACCAGCTTAATGACCCCGCGGCTCAATGCCCCCAAGAACGAACGCGTGTATGAATTGCGGAGCTACGAAGGAGCCAGCGAGAAGATATTCCGCAATAAAGTCCAGATGTTTAATGCAGGCGGGGAAATCAAGCTATTCGCTCGACTAGACTTCAACGCCGTTTTCTACGGAGAAGTAATCTTCGGCTCGAAAATGCCGAACCTGTTATACATGACCACTTTTGCTAACATGCAAGCCCGCGAAGCGCATTGGAAAGCCTTCGGTAGCGACCCTGAGTGGAAAAAGCTGTCCAGCCTGCCCGAGTACCAGAACAACGTGTCACACATCGACATCGTTTTTCTGCGCCAAACTGAGTATTCGGGCCTTTAG
- a CDS encoding HEAT repeat domain-containing protein, with protein sequence MDTQEVIRRLSSKTIEEQLAVLRNLLSEAPSPEVYPLLLANLTSQDDSVVFLSLDILVKKYPHAVHQDAVLLTPQLVALLTTNHGPIVDRAIWGLSITGPDSVRILIEYILQSTDDNHLEMGIWALGKNAHIRQYPALVVDTVRAQLSNINPQIRNAALNALMGMCPLRPFHRLDAESYNFEPVYGELQVVAQDFLELETTREGKEWLGRYLELLDNRNKL encoded by the coding sequence ATGGATACACAGGAAGTAATACGCCGCTTGTCTTCCAAGACCATAGAAGAGCAATTAGCCGTTTTGAGAAATTTGCTAAGCGAGGCCCCCTCACCCGAGGTCTATCCGCTTTTGCTGGCAAATCTGACCAGCCAAGATGATAGTGTGGTGTTCCTTAGCCTTGACATTCTGGTGAAGAAATATCCACACGCAGTGCACCAGGACGCAGTATTGCTTACGCCTCAACTTGTAGCTCTGCTTACCACTAATCATGGGCCTATAGTCGACAGAGCTATCTGGGGACTTAGCATTACCGGACCAGATTCAGTGCGGATATTGATTGAGTATATCCTTCAAAGTACGGATGACAATCACCTGGAAATGGGTATTTGGGCGCTGGGCAAGAATGCACACATTCGCCAATATCCGGCCTTGGTAGTTGATACCGTACGCGCTCAACTCAGCAATATCAACCCTCAAATTCGGAATGCTGCATTGAACGCATTGATGGGTATGTGTCCTCTCAGACCCTTTCATCGATTAGATGCTGAATCCTATAATTTTGAACCCGTTTATGGGGAACTGCAAGTAGTAGCTCAGGACTTCTTGGAATTAGAAACCACGAGAGAGGGAAAAGAGTGGCTTGGTCGATATCTGGAATTGCTCGACAATCGAAATAAACTTTAA
- a CDS encoding 3' terminal RNA ribose 2'-O-methyltransferase Hen1, which produces MLLTITTTHQPATDLGYLLHKNPARLQTLEVAYGQAHIFYPEATPERCTAALLLDIDPIALVRNHRGPAGDGFALEQYVNDRPYAASSFLSSALSKAFNTAMNGTCKDRPELPELLLPFEATVAVMPAASVEQLEHLFGPLGYEVDAQAHPLDPTMPEWGNSRYFTLRLRHAALRLRDLLTHLYVLIPVLDNNKHYWLDQSEAEKLLHRGGEWLPQHPEREYITRRYLRFAELVNPTLERLLAYDELAPDDQTSMELAETAETEPDDAQAAGKQHLHDLRLERVAEEIRRIGAKRVLDLGCGEGKLVRRLLKVAHIEHILALDVSWRELERAQQRLHVREMPPRQRERLTLTQGSLLYHDPRLAGYDAAAVVEVIEHLDETRLAAFEQVVFARAQPGAVLVTTPNADYNQRYETLSAGQFRHSDHRFEWTRAQFIEWATGVAARHGYRVRVEPLGPEAAEVGAPSQLAVFER; this is translated from the coding sequence ATGCTTCTTACGATTACCACCACTCACCAGCCCGCTACTGACCTGGGCTATCTGCTGCACAAAAATCCGGCTCGTCTGCAAACGCTGGAAGTGGCCTACGGGCAGGCGCACATCTTTTATCCCGAGGCTACGCCGGAACGGTGCACGGCGGCCCTCCTACTTGATATCGACCCTATTGCCCTGGTGCGCAACCACCGTGGCCCGGCCGGCGACGGCTTTGCCCTGGAGCAATACGTCAACGACCGGCCCTATGCTGCTTCTTCGTTTTTGAGTTCGGCTCTGTCCAAAGCGTTTAACACGGCCATGAACGGCACCTGCAAAGACCGCCCGGAACTGCCAGAGCTCCTGCTGCCCTTTGAGGCGACTGTGGCCGTGATGCCGGCCGCCAGCGTGGAGCAGCTGGAGCACCTGTTCGGGCCCCTGGGCTACGAGGTAGATGCGCAGGCCCACCCCCTGGACCCCACCATGCCGGAATGGGGAAACAGCCGCTACTTTACGCTGCGGTTGCGCCATGCGGCCCTGCGCCTGCGTGATCTGCTGACGCATCTCTACGTGCTCATACCCGTCCTCGACAACAACAAACACTACTGGCTAGACCAGTCGGAGGCCGAAAAGCTGTTGCACCGGGGAGGGGAGTGGTTGCCGCAGCATCCGGAGCGAGAGTACATTACCCGCCGCTACCTGCGGTTTGCGGAGCTGGTAAACCCCACGCTGGAGCGGCTACTGGCCTACGATGAGCTGGCCCCGGACGATCAGACGTCAATGGAGCTGGCGGAAACGGCTGAAACCGAACCGGACGATGCGCAGGCAGCGGGCAAGCAACACCTGCACGACCTGCGCCTGGAACGCGTAGCCGAAGAAATCCGGCGCATAGGGGCGAAGCGGGTGCTGGACCTGGGCTGCGGGGAAGGTAAGCTGGTGCGCCGGTTGCTGAAGGTGGCGCACATCGAGCATATCCTGGCCCTGGATGTATCGTGGCGGGAGCTGGAGCGGGCCCAGCAGCGGCTGCACGTAAGAGAGATGCCTCCGCGCCAGCGCGAGCGGCTCACGCTTACCCAGGGCTCCCTGCTCTACCACGACCCGCGCCTGGCGGGCTACGATGCGGCCGCCGTAGTCGAGGTAATTGAGCACCTGGATGAAACCCGACTGGCGGCTTTCGAGCAGGTCGTATTTGCGCGAGCCCAGCCCGGCGCCGTACTCGTGACGACGCCAAACGCCGACTACAATCAGCGGTACGAAACCCTTTCCGCCGGCCAGTTCCGCCACTCCGACCACCGCTTTGAGTGGACGCGGGCCCAGTTTATCGAGTGGGCCACTGGTGTGGCTGCGCGCCACGGGTACCGGGTGCGAGTGGAGCCATTAGGCCCGGAAGCCGCGGAGGTAGGCGCGCCCTCGCAATTAGCGGTATTTGAGCGGTAG
- a CDS encoding S41 family peptidase: MKKPGLLVLLFVATHTAHCQTVPASLPDSVKTFLDKSLALLEMYSLERGTVDWPQLRQTVYQKAQGAQSVRELLPIYPYVFEQLKDDHGWLTYQGKTYKWRNTARPAYSNVAVKEALAKKPGVLVKMLPGNVGYIQLPGINAGGSLQAMRDAAKVVQDSLCRINPDKAKSWIIDLRLNDGGAMAPMLAGIAPLLGDGHLGGFVDKDGKPDQQWYLRQGNFYMDTMRVTTLQNRCPAQRTDKPIAVLLSGRTASSGEIVAISLKGRPNTRFFGEPTYGATTANESYRISGTSYLTIAGLQDADRNQVAYKSHLTPDVLISGGDNFTDLNKDTKVAAALKWLKKPKGR, from the coding sequence ATGAAGAAACCAGGATTACTCGTGCTGCTATTCGTTGCTACCCACACGGCCCATTGCCAAACAGTACCGGCCTCGCTCCCCGATTCCGTTAAAACCTTCCTGGATAAGAGCCTGGCGTTGCTGGAGATGTATTCGCTGGAGCGTGGCACTGTAGACTGGCCGCAGCTGCGCCAGACGGTGTACCAGAAAGCTCAAGGGGCGCAGTCGGTGCGGGAGTTGCTGCCAATTTATCCGTATGTATTTGAACAGCTGAAGGATGACCACGGCTGGCTGACCTACCAAGGCAAAACCTACAAGTGGCGTAATACAGCGCGCCCGGCCTACTCCAATGTGGCCGTGAAAGAAGCACTGGCCAAAAAGCCCGGTGTGCTGGTGAAGATGCTGCCCGGCAATGTGGGCTACATTCAGCTGCCGGGCATAAATGCCGGAGGCAGCCTGCAAGCTATGCGCGACGCAGCCAAAGTGGTGCAGGATTCTCTCTGCCGCATCAACCCCGACAAAGCCAAGTCCTGGATTATTGACCTGCGCCTGAACGACGGCGGTGCCATGGCGCCCATGTTGGCCGGCATTGCGCCGTTGCTGGGTGATGGCCACCTGGGCGGCTTCGTGGACAAGGATGGCAAGCCCGATCAGCAGTGGTACCTCCGGCAGGGCAACTTCTATATGGATACTATGCGCGTGACTACCCTGCAGAACCGCTGCCCTGCCCAGCGCACCGATAAACCCATTGCCGTGCTGCTCAGCGGCCGAACGGCCAGCTCCGGTGAAATTGTAGCCATAAGTCTGAAAGGGAGGCCCAATACCCGCTTTTTCGGTGAGCCTACCTACGGCGCTACCACCGCCAATGAAAGCTACCGCATCAGCGGCACGTCGTACCTCACCATTGCCGGCCTGCAAGACGCCGACCGCAACCAAGTGGCTTACAAGTCCCACCTTACCCCCGATGTGCTCATCAGCGGCGGTGACAATTTCACGGACCTCAACAAAGACACCAAAGTAGCTGCGGCGCTGAAGTGGCTGAAGAAACCTAAGGGCAGGTAG
- a CDS encoding polynucleotide kinase-phosphatase, whose amino-acid sequence MSLHTLKLPELSLVLLIGTSGAGKSTFARRLFQATEIVSSDQCRALVADDENDQSATPEAFALLHYLVGLRLKRGLLTVVDATNVQAKARKTLVQLARDYHVLPTAIILDVPDRLAEDRNRQRIERQHMGRHVVPQQRQQLRRSLKTLKQEGFRHVYHLHGSEEIDAVQTIIRDPLYSNRKQDSGPFDIIGDVHGCYEELVQLLTGLGYAVETEERKDLRDLGVRVTAPVGRRALFLGDLVDRGPASPQVLRLVMHMVQSGLALCVPGNHDIKLLRYLNGKTVNEQHGFAETVAQLATEPDSFKSQVRQFLDGLVSHYVLDGGKLVVAHAGMREEMQGRGSGAVRAFALFGETTGEIDEFGLPVRYNWASEYRGRAMVVYGHTPVPDPEWLNNTIDIDTGCVFGGRLTALRYPERELISVPATQVYCEPVRPLRPAEVAADAAQLTAQQQHDDLLDIRDVTGKQIIKTRLLPSVTIREENATAALEVMSRFALNPKWLLYLPPTMSPSETSALPDMLEHPTEAFDYFRRQGLERVVCEEKHMGSRVVVVLARDKDTARRRFGVVGEGPGKCYTRTGRNFFTDTGLEAAFLTRLQEALTTAGFWEKFHTDWICLDAELLPWSAKAQELIKNQYAAVAAAATAALPEVAAVLTQATARGLEGVEALLARTSARQAAAQHYAEAYRRYCWPVESLADLRLAPFHLLATEGRTYFDKDHAWHMETLRAICLADEGLLRATPYRVVHLQDIADVEAATQWWTDLTAAGGEGMVVKPYDFIPGGRQNLVQPALKCRGREYLRIIYGPDYLLPGNLERLRERAVKSKRNLALREFALGVEGLERFVAGAPLREVHQCVFGVLALESEAVDPRL is encoded by the coding sequence ATGTCTTTGCATACTCTTAAGCTGCCCGAACTCTCGCTGGTGCTTCTCATTGGCACATCCGGAGCCGGTAAATCTACCTTTGCCCGACGGCTGTTTCAGGCCACCGAAATAGTATCCTCGGACCAGTGCCGGGCGCTGGTGGCCGATGACGAGAACGACCAATCGGCCACGCCCGAGGCATTTGCCCTGCTGCACTACCTGGTAGGCCTACGCCTTAAGCGCGGCCTGCTCACGGTGGTTGATGCCACCAACGTGCAGGCTAAGGCCCGCAAAACCCTCGTGCAGCTGGCCCGCGACTACCACGTGCTGCCCACCGCCATCATTCTGGATGTGCCCGACCGCCTGGCCGAAGACCGCAACCGCCAGCGCATTGAGCGCCAGCACATGGGCCGCCACGTGGTGCCGCAGCAGCGCCAGCAGCTGCGCCGCTCTCTCAAAACGCTGAAGCAGGAAGGTTTCAGGCACGTTTACCACCTGCACGGCTCCGAGGAAATTGATGCGGTACAAACTATCATTAGGGACCCACTCTACAGCAACCGCAAGCAGGATAGCGGTCCTTTTGACATCATCGGCGACGTGCACGGCTGCTACGAGGAGCTGGTCCAGCTGCTGACTGGCCTAGGCTATGCGGTGGAGACCGAAGAGCGGAAGGATCTGCGCGACCTGGGAGTGCGCGTGACGGCACCTGTGGGCCGCCGGGCGCTGTTCCTGGGCGACCTGGTAGACCGTGGCCCCGCCTCGCCGCAGGTGCTGCGCCTAGTGATGCACATGGTGCAGAGTGGCCTAGCGCTGTGCGTGCCCGGCAATCACGATATCAAACTGCTGCGCTACCTCAACGGCAAAACCGTAAATGAGCAGCATGGCTTTGCGGAAACAGTAGCGCAGCTTGCTACCGAGCCCGACTCGTTCAAGAGCCAGGTGCGGCAGTTTCTGGACGGCCTCGTGAGCCACTACGTGCTGGATGGCGGTAAGCTGGTGGTGGCCCACGCCGGCATGCGCGAAGAAATGCAGGGCCGCGGCTCCGGCGCCGTGCGGGCCTTTGCGCTGTTCGGGGAAACAACCGGCGAAATCGATGAGTTTGGCTTGCCGGTGCGCTACAACTGGGCCTCGGAGTACCGGGGGCGCGCTATGGTGGTGTATGGCCACACGCCCGTACCGGACCCCGAGTGGCTCAACAATACGATTGATATTGATACCGGCTGCGTATTCGGGGGCCGCCTCACGGCCCTGCGCTACCCCGAGCGGGAACTGATTTCCGTGCCCGCCACACAGGTGTACTGCGAGCCCGTCCGCCCGCTGCGCCCCGCAGAAGTGGCCGCAGATGCCGCCCAACTCACGGCCCAGCAGCAGCACGACGATCTGCTCGACATTCGGGACGTAACCGGCAAACAGATTATCAAGACGCGCCTGCTGCCCTCCGTGACCATTCGGGAGGAAAACGCCACGGCGGCGCTGGAGGTCATGAGCCGCTTCGCCCTGAACCCGAAGTGGCTGCTCTACCTGCCGCCCACCATGAGCCCCTCCGAAACCAGCGCCCTCCCCGATATGCTGGAGCACCCCACCGAAGCCTTCGACTACTTCCGTCGGCAAGGCCTGGAACGGGTGGTCTGTGAGGAAAAGCATATGGGCAGCCGCGTGGTAGTGGTGCTGGCCAGGGATAAGGACACTGCGCGCCGCCGCTTTGGGGTGGTAGGCGAGGGGCCGGGCAAGTGCTATACCCGCACTGGCCGCAACTTCTTCACGGATACTGGCCTAGAAGCCGCTTTCCTGACGCGCCTGCAGGAGGCCCTGACCACGGCTGGCTTCTGGGAGAAGTTCCACACCGACTGGATCTGCCTGGATGCCGAGCTGCTGCCGTGGTCGGCGAAGGCGCAGGAGCTGATCAAGAATCAATACGCCGCCGTAGCCGCTGCCGCCACGGCCGCCCTGCCTGAGGTTGCGGCTGTGCTCACGCAAGCCACCGCACGTGGCCTAGAGGGCGTAGAGGCGCTGTTGGCGCGTACCTCGGCCCGCCAAGCCGCCGCTCAGCACTACGCCGAGGCCTACCGCCGCTACTGCTGGCCCGTAGAAAGCCTTGCGGATTTGCGGCTGGCGCCCTTCCACCTGCTTGCTACGGAGGGCCGCACTTACTTCGATAAGGACCACGCCTGGCACATGGAAACCCTGCGTGCCATTTGCCTCGCCGATGAAGGCCTGCTCCGCGCCACGCCCTACCGGGTGGTGCATCTGCAGGATATAGCCGATGTGGAAGCTGCCACCCAGTGGTGGACCGACCTCACCGCGGCCGGCGGCGAAGGCATGGTAGTCAAGCCCTATGATTTCATCCCGGGGGGCCGCCAAAATCTGGTGCAGCCGGCTCTGAAGTGCCGCGGCCGGGAATATCTGCGCATCATCTACGGCCCCGACTACCTGCTGCCCGGCAACCTGGAGCGCCTGCGCGAGCGGGCCGTGAAAAGCAAGCGTAACCTGGCCCTGCGCGAATTTGCCCTCGGCGTAGAAGGCCTGGAGCGGTTTGTGGCCGGCGCCCCGCTACGGGAAGTGCACCAATGCGTATTCGGGGTGCTGGCCCTGGAAAGCGAGGCCGTGGACCCGCGGTTGTAA
- a CDS encoding cytochrome-c peroxidase, producing the protein MQVLRQYGQDLTQLDSAVARLRHAVATGQQAERQRQAFLAARRAWKRVELLAEYYSPSTAKLLNGPALGEVEEFDQQQRVHAPEGLQVLETYFYPALYKPAQREEVLEQVAFVQSSLLGLHHAAETLSPTDRHLFDAARLEVFRVMTLGIPGFDTPASPGAVPEAAEALAAVQATIAPYQPQLRTRHPSLAVRLDSTFRAVQAYLGHSSAAHFDRLEFLVAYANPLSQQLWAMQQTLGIPAFKEVRALRPDAGSLFEVGAFDAVGFAPTSTVRPTVAQAALGRQLFFDPVLSGNGSRSCASCHQPTRAFTDGQAKSVAYGGRGVVLRNAPTLLNAALQRTQFYDGRVSFLEDQVASVVASPVEMHGSLATAARLLSRNSSYRAAFAQAFATEPQQTAVQEQHVKTVLAAYLRSLIRLDAPLDKYMRGQREALSPSARRGANVFLGKAKCATCHFLPLFNGTVPPGFERTEAEVLGTPARASRRPRSLDSDLGRGGATGIRWQEHAFKTPSLRNIALTAPYMHQGAYRTLEEVIDFYDQGGGAGLGLDVPNQTLPADKLHLTTQEKHDLVSFLHALTDTAGLGHSAPRRLPQFPSAMARLNYRKVGGHY; encoded by the coding sequence ATGCAGGTCCTTCGGCAGTATGGGCAGGATCTGACGCAACTAGATTCTGCTGTAGCTCGCTTACGCCATGCCGTGGCTACTGGACAGCAGGCAGAGCGGCAGCGCCAGGCTTTTCTGGCTGCTCGCCGAGCCTGGAAGCGGGTAGAACTACTGGCCGAATACTACAGTCCCTCCACCGCCAAGCTTCTGAACGGGCCCGCGCTGGGCGAAGTAGAAGAGTTCGACCAGCAACAACGCGTGCATGCACCAGAGGGCTTGCAGGTTCTGGAAACGTACTTCTACCCTGCCCTCTACAAGCCCGCACAACGGGAAGAAGTGCTGGAACAAGTGGCCTTCGTGCAGAGCAGCCTGCTAGGCCTGCACCATGCGGCCGAAACGCTTTCTCCCACCGACCGCCACCTGTTTGATGCTGCGCGGCTGGAGGTCTTTCGGGTGATGACGCTGGGTATCCCGGGCTTCGATACTCCCGCCTCGCCGGGGGCCGTGCCCGAGGCTGCCGAAGCCCTGGCCGCTGTGCAGGCAACTATTGCGCCCTATCAACCGCAGTTGCGCACCCGCCACCCTAGCCTCGCCGTTCGGCTAGACAGCACTTTCCGCGCAGTACAGGCTTACCTAGGCCACTCTAGCGCTGCTCATTTTGACCGGCTCGAGTTTCTGGTTGCCTACGCCAATCCACTGAGTCAGCAGCTTTGGGCAATGCAGCAGACTTTAGGGATTCCGGCGTTTAAGGAAGTGAGGGCCCTGCGGCCCGATGCCGGTTCCCTGTTTGAAGTTGGGGCGTTTGATGCCGTTGGTTTCGCGCCTACTTCCACCGTGCGTCCCACCGTTGCGCAAGCGGCGCTAGGCCGGCAGTTGTTTTTTGATCCGGTGCTGTCGGGCAATGGCAGCCGTAGTTGCGCCAGCTGCCACCAGCCCACCCGCGCCTTTACCGATGGCCAGGCGAAAAGTGTGGCCTACGGCGGACGAGGCGTGGTATTGCGCAATGCACCTACCCTGCTCAACGCAGCCTTGCAGCGCACCCAGTTTTATGATGGGCGCGTGAGCTTTCTGGAAGACCAAGTAGCATCTGTAGTCGCGAGCCCCGTTGAAATGCATGGGTCACTGGCCACCGCCGCCCGCCTGTTGTCGCGGAACTCCTCTTACCGGGCGGCATTCGCGCAGGCTTTCGCCACCGAGCCCCAGCAAACTGCCGTTCAGGAGCAGCATGTAAAAACCGTTTTGGCGGCTTACCTCCGTTCCCTGATTCGCCTCGATGCGCCACTCGATAAGTACATGCGGGGGCAGCGCGAGGCACTAAGCCCCAGTGCCCGGCGCGGTGCCAACGTGTTTCTGGGTAAAGCCAAGTGCGCCACCTGCCATTTCCTGCCGCTTTTCAATGGCACTGTGCCACCGGGTTTCGAGCGCACCGAGGCCGAAGTACTGGGTACACCCGCCCGGGCCAGTCGGCGCCCTCGCTCCCTCGATTCCGACCTGGGCCGGGGCGGCGCTACCGGAATCCGGTGGCAGGAGCACGCGTTCAAAACGCCCTCACTGCGCAACATAGCGCTTACAGCGCCTTACATGCACCAGGGTGCCTATCGTACTTTGGAAGAAGTAATAGACTTCTACGACCAGGGCGGTGGCGCCGGGCTGGGCCTTGATGTACCAAACCAAACGCTCCCAGCCGATAAGCTCCATCTCACCACTCAGGAAAAGCATGATTTAGTGTCGTTTCTGCATGCTCTCACCGATACGGCTGGCCTAGGCCACTCCGCGCCGCGCAGGCTCCCCCAGTTTCCCTCCGCTATGGCACGCCTAAACTACCGAAAAGTAGGCGGGCACTATTAA
- a CDS encoding PhoX family protein, whose amino-acid sequence MHTPTLSARLLLGLAFSTGLAACSNDNDSNTPAETPSTVKLDNYSTTPVLAKMQAGFESVKMYSLISSDDKLAASPDFMFGGSADGAGLLRNPDGKGFTMLVNNEDNMAISRVQFDETLRPVRGEYVLNSDGGRWRLCSATLVTPEEHGFGPYFLSAGESAVDAQTHLIQPFADNNTQSTPKGIKGLGYWSAENAVPLPKTAYTGKTVILTGEDASDASGGQVALYVSNAVGDLEGGQQYMLRRKDLNQKEKDITLGQKYEVEFVAIPDYKNLTGTQMQAQVDPLKAIKFGRVEDLDYRKGGGANGREVYFNVTGQDFTGVNADQSRTKWGRTYRLLLNEQNPLQGTLEVVLDGDDRNGKAKDFQNPDNICVTQNYVYIQEDSNGYGTETHDAYLYQYNIATGELKKVMELDHHRTETDKDKYNVTGSAYTPAPSTKGSWEYGALVDVSDVVGQPNTFTLCIQPHSWRAQKYKDGGAKPNNGNDQASQVVVLSGLPR is encoded by the coding sequence ATGCACACTCCTACCCTCTCAGCGCGCTTATTGCTCGGCCTGGCTTTCTCGACTGGCCTAGCGGCTTGCTCCAACGACAACGACAGCAATACCCCAGCGGAAACACCCAGCACGGTAAAGCTCGATAACTACTCCACTACGCCGGTGCTGGCGAAGATGCAGGCTGGGTTTGAGAGCGTGAAGATGTACTCGCTTATCAGTTCCGACGACAAGCTGGCCGCCTCGCCCGACTTCATGTTCGGGGGCTCGGCCGATGGGGCCGGCCTGCTGCGCAACCCCGACGGAAAGGGGTTTACCATGCTGGTGAACAACGAGGACAACATGGCCATTTCGCGGGTGCAGTTCGATGAGACGCTTCGCCCCGTGCGCGGCGAGTACGTGCTGAACTCCGACGGAGGCCGCTGGCGCCTGTGCTCCGCCACGCTGGTAACGCCCGAGGAGCACGGCTTCGGTCCCTACTTCCTGAGCGCCGGTGAAAGCGCCGTAGATGCTCAGACCCACCTCATCCAGCCTTTCGCCGATAATAACACGCAAAGCACCCCGAAAGGCATCAAAGGCCTGGGCTACTGGAGCGCCGAAAACGCCGTGCCTCTGCCCAAAACGGCCTACACCGGCAAAACCGTTATCCTGACCGGCGAGGATGCTTCCGATGCCAGCGGCGGGCAAGTGGCGCTCTACGTCAGCAATGCGGTAGGCGACTTAGAGGGTGGTCAGCAGTACATGCTCCGCCGCAAAGACCTGAACCAAAAGGAGAAAGACATAACCCTAGGCCAGAAATACGAGGTAGAGTTCGTGGCCATTCCGGATTATAAAAACCTGACCGGCACCCAAATGCAGGCTCAGGTAGATCCGCTTAAAGCCATTAAGTTTGGCCGGGTAGAAGACCTCGATTACCGCAAAGGCGGCGGGGCCAACGGCCGCGAAGTCTACTTCAACGTAACGGGCCAGGATTTTACGGGCGTAAATGCCGACCAAAGCCGCACCAAATGGGGCCGGACCTACCGCCTCCTGCTCAATGAGCAAAACCCACTGCAAGGCACGCTGGAAGTAGTGCTGGATGGCGACGACCGCAACGGCAAAGCCAAGGACTTCCAGAACCCCGACAACATTTGCGTAACCCAGAACTACGTCTACATTCAGGAAGACTCCAACGGCTACGGCACCGAAACCCACGATGCCTACCTCTACCAGTACAACATTGCCACCGGTGAGCTGAAGAAGGTAATGGAGCTGGACCACCACCGCACGGAAACCGACAAAGACAAGTACAACGTGACAGGCTCAGCCTACACGCCCGCCCCCTCCACGAAAGGCAGCTGGGAATACGGCGCGCTAGTAGATGTATCGGATGTGGTAGGCCAGCCAAACACTTTCACACTCTGCATTCAGCCCCATTCCTGGCGGGCACAGAAGTACAAGGACGGCGGCGCTAAGCCCAACAATGGCAACGACCAGGCCAGCCAGGTAGTGGTCCTGAGCGGCCTGCCACGCTAG
- a CDS encoding NUDIX domain-containing protein: MRIIDQKLAYDGHYKLRQLQLQDGKDVLKRERFEPGTAVAALVFNTKAQQYILTRQYRIGPERELVELAAGMVDGTEEPEEAIRREIQEELGFEVDYLEQIVRLLPSPGTSAEVITVFYAEVSKQTGEGGGLASEHEKIEAMHYRAEELWKASFEDAKTLVAVQWAQLRTK, from the coding sequence ATGCGCATCATCGATCAGAAACTGGCCTACGATGGTCACTATAAGTTACGTCAGTTGCAGCTCCAGGACGGAAAAGATGTACTAAAACGAGAACGGTTTGAGCCCGGCACGGCCGTTGCGGCCTTGGTATTTAATACCAAAGCCCAGCAATATATCCTGACCCGCCAATACCGTATTGGGCCGGAAAGAGAGTTGGTAGAGCTGGCGGCAGGAATGGTAGACGGCACCGAAGAGCCAGAGGAAGCTATCCGGCGAGAGATTCAGGAGGAGCTAGGCTTCGAGGTGGACTATCTGGAGCAAATTGTGCGGTTGCTGCCTTCTCCGGGGACGAGTGCGGAGGTCATTACGGTATTCTATGCCGAAGTAAGCAAGCAAACAGGCGAGGGAGGTGGCCTAGCATCCGAACACGAGAAAATAGAAGCGATGCATTACCGGGCAGAGGAGTTGTGGAAAGCGTCTTTTGAAGATGCCAAAACACTAGTGGCGGTCCAGTGGGCCCAACTGCGAACGAAATGA